In the genome of Gallus gallus isolate bGalGal1 chromosome 21, bGalGal1.mat.broiler.GRCg7b, whole genome shotgun sequence, one region contains:
- the ALDH4A1 gene encoding delta-1-pyrroline-5-carboxylate dehydrogenase, mitochondrial, with protein MWRALRGRGRRCLHHAAIQVTNEPILEFKPGSPERAALQKALAELKGRTESIPCVVGGEEVWTSAVRYQLSPFNHAHKVAKFCYADKDLINKAINAAVAARKEWDLKPIQDRAQIFLKAADMLSGPRRAEVLAKTMVGQGKTVIQAEIDAAAELIDFFRFNAKYALELQGSQPLSVEASTNSMVYRGLEGFVAAVSPFNFTAIGGNLAGTPALMGNVVLWKPSDTALLSSYAVYKILLEAGLPPNVIQFVPADGPVFGDAVTSSEHFCGLNFTGSVPTFKRLWKQASENLDRYRSFPRLAGECGGKNFHLVHSSADVSSVVNGTLRSAFEYGGQKCSACSRLYAPRSLWPQIKEKLLEETKKIKVGDPVQDFGTFFSAVIDDKSFARIKKWLEHAKTSPNLSILAGGGCDDSVGYFVEPCIVESQDPTDPIMKEEIFGPILTVYVYPEERYQEVLELIDTTTPYGLTGAVFAQERSIIEEARSRLRNAAGNFYINDKSTGAVVAQQPFGGSRISGTNDKPGGPHYILRWTSPQAIKETHVPLSDWRYAYMQ; from the exons ATGTggcgggcgctgcggggccgcgg GCGGAGATGCCTGCACCATGCAGCCATCCAGGTGACCAACGAGCCCATCCTCGAGTTCAAGCCCGGCAGCCCCGAGCGAGCAGCTCTCCAGAAG GCGCTCGCTGAGCTGAAGGGCCGGACTGAATCCATCCCCTGTGTGGTTGGTGGGGAGGAGGTGTGGACGTCGGCAGTGCGGTACCAACTGTCG CCATTCAACCATGCGCATAAAGTGGCCAAGTTCTGCTATGCTGACAAG GACCTCATTAACAAAGCCATTAATGCTGCCGTGGCTGCCAGGAAGGAGTGGGACTTGAAACCCATCCAGGACCGGGCCCAGATCTTCCTCAAAGCAGCCGACATGCTGAGCGGCCCACGGCGTGCCGAGGTGCTGGCCAAGACCATGGTGGGGCAG GGCAAAACCGTCATCCAGGCGGAGATCGACGCAGCAGCGGAGCTGATCGACTTCTTCCGCTTCAACGCCAAGTACgccctggagctgcagggcagccagcCGCTCAGCGTGGAGGCCAGCACCAACAGCATGGTGTACCGTGGGCTAGAG GGTTTTGTGGCTGCTGTCTCTCCCTTCAACTTCACAGCCATCGGTGGCAACCTGGCGGGCACTCCGGCTTTGATG GGAAACGTGGTGCTGTGGAAGCCCAGCGACACGGCCCTGCTTTCCAGCTACGCCGTCTACAAGATCCTGCTGGAAGCCGGGCTCCCTCCCAATGTCATCCAGTTCGTGCCGGCGGATGGGCCCGTGTTTGGTGATGCTGTCACCAGCTCCGAGCACTTCTGTGGGCTCAACTTCACCGGCAGCGTGCC GACTTTCAAGCGCCTCTGGAAGCAAGCATCCGAAAACCTGGACCGCTACCGCAGCTTCCCCCGCCTGGCCGGAG AATGCGGGGGTAAGAACTTCCACCTGGTGCACAGCTCGGCCGACGTGTCCAGCGTGGTGAACGGCACCCTGCGCTCCGCCTTCGAGTACGGCGGCCAGAAATGCTCGGCGTGCTCCCGCCTCTACGCCCCGCGCTCGCTGTGGCCCCAGATCAAAGagaagctgctggaggagacCAAGAAGATCAAAGTGGGAGAC cctgtccaggacTTTGGGACCTTTTTCTCAGCAGTGATTGATGACAAG TCGTTTGCACGTATAAAGAAGTGGCTCGAACACGCCAAGACGTCCCCCAACCTCAGCATCTTGGCCGGGGGTGGCTGCGATGACAGCGTTGGGTACTTTGTTGAGCCATGCATCGTGGAGAGCCAGGACCCGACAGACCCCATCATGAAGGAG GAAATTTTTGGACCCATCCTCACCGTGTACGTGTACCCCGAGGAGCGGTACCAGGAGGTGTTGGAGCTGATCGACACCACAACACCCTATGGCCTCACGGGGGCGGTGTTCGCCCAGGAGAG GAGCATAATTGAGGAAGCCCGGAGCCGTCTGCGCAACGCGGCCGGCAACTTCTACATCAATGACAAGTCAACGGGCGCCGTTGTGGCCCAGCAACCCTTTGGGGGCTCCCGCATCTCAG GAACCAATGACAAGCCTGGTGGCCCCCACTACATCCTACGCTGGACATCTCCCCAGGCCATCAAGGAAACCCACGTGCCTCTGTCAGACTGGCGCTATGCCTACATGCAGTGA